Below is a genomic region from Streptomyces sp. NBC_00461.
GTGCAGTCCCCGCCGGCGCTGTTGTAGCGCCGGTAGGCGGTGTTGTAGTTCTTCCAGTACTTCTCGGCGTACGCCGCCATCGCCGCGTACTTGTACGTGGTTCCGGTGCCGAGGTTCTTGGGCTTCGCGGGGGCGGGGTAGGTGGTGGCCGCCCGGGGCGCGTCGATGACGGCGCCCGGGCGGACGGTGGGCGCGGCCGTCGCCGGGGCGGGTGCGTTGACCGGGCGGGGGCCCTTGTCGGTGAGCCGTTCGCGGGTGAGCTGCCAGGTGCCGTCCGGGCCCGCGGTGAAGGTGAGCCGGTGGTGGGCGGTGAAGCCCGTGGTGGCGGGTTCGTCGCCGCGCACCTTCGCGTACGTCAGTGTGGTGCTCTCGGTGACCTGGACCGTGGCCGTGCGGCCCCGCAGGCGGGTGCTGTCGACGGTGACCTTGGTGTCGGCGCCGGTGTAGGCCTCGCCGAGCGCGGCGAGCCGGGAGCGGGTGCCCCGCAGGGACGTCACTGCGCCGGCCTCGGCCCTGGCCGCCGTGGCCGCCAGCCGCACACCGCCGGTCGCCTTCAGCGCCGCAGCTGCCTTCGGGGCCCCTTCGAGAAGGGCGGCCGTACGGTCGGTGAGGACGGCGTCCGCGAGACGGCCGAAGGCGTCGGTCGTCGCCGCGGTCACGGGCGGCGCGGGTGTTCCCGCGGTGGGGGCGCCGCCGGCCGCGTGGGCGGCGGACAGGGGAAGCAGGGCCGCGGAGAGGGACATCGCGGCCACGATCGTGCAACGGCCGCTGTTCGTACGGGACTTGCTGGGTCTCACTGAGGTGTCTCCTTGTGGTGGGGGGTGGTTCAGTGCGCGATCGTCGACCAGTCGGGCGCCTGCGCGGGGTCCAGGCCCCGCAGGCGCGCCAGGGTCTCCGGCTGCTGCACGTCCAGCCAGTCGGCCAGCTCCTTGAAGGACACGCACTTGACGCCCTTCTTCGTGCAGACGTTCTTGACGACCTGGTCGACGGCCTTCATGTAGATGCCGCCGTTCCAGCCCTCGAAGTGATTGCCGATGAACAGCGGGGCACGGCTGCCGTAGTACACGCGGTCGAAGCCGGCCAGGTAGGAGTCGACGGTCTGCCGCTGCCACCGGGTGTAGTCGGCGGGGTTGCCGTCGATCTCGCCCTTGGACTGGTTGGCGAGGAAGTTGAAGTCCATCGACAGGCCCTGGTACTTGCCCTGCTCGTAGGGGAGCAGCTGCAGCGGGAAGTTCCAGACGCCGTTCTTCCGGGCGGGCCAGATCTGGAAGTCGCCCGTGGACGAGGCGTCGTAGCGCCAGCCGTAGCTCCTGACGGCCTTGAGCAGGTTCTTCTGGCCCTCCAGACAGGGGGCGCGGCCGCCGGTGACCTCTTTGCGGAAGTCGAAGGGCAGGGCGGGTACGTCGGTGTAGCCGGTGTTGGTCTTCCAGTTCTCCACGAACGCATAGAACTGGTCGATCTCGCTCTTCCACTCGGCGACGCTCCAGTCGCCGCCGCCCTTCTTTCCACAGAAGTGGCCGTTGAAGTGGGAGCCGATCTCGTTGCCGTCCTCGTACGCCAGGCGCAGCTGCTCCAGCGTGGTGCGGATGTGGTCGCCGGTGGCGTAGTCGATGGCGGCGGTGCCGACCGGGTGGCGGGGCGGGTGGTAGAGCTTCGCCCTGCTCTTGGGCAGGAGGTAGATGCCGGTGAGGAAGAACGTCATATGGGCGTCGTACTTCTTCGCCAACTCCCGGTAGTGGGAGAAGAGTTGGTCGCTGCCCTCCAGTGCGCCGTCCCAGGAGAAGACGACGAACTGGGGTGGCTTCTCACCGGGTTTGAGCGGCTTCGGCTTCAACTCGCCTTTCTTCGGGCCGGTGTAGGAGGTCGAGCCGTCGCCGAGGATCTCGGTCTTGCCGTTCCAGGCGGGTTCCGTGCTGGTCCTGGCGGTCGAGGTCCTGGGGGTCTTGTTCGCGGAGGCGGCGGGGGCGGTGTGGTCCGGGCGGGTCAGGACCAGGAATGCGGCGACCACCGAGGCCACCACGAGGAAGGCGGTCAGGGTGCGGACTTCCGGGCGGGCGGGGCGGCGGGCGGCGGCTCTGCGGCGCCGGCCGCTGGGCGGCTTCATATGAGGCATGCGGTGCTCACGAGGCATGCGGTGCTCATTCTGCGAGGGGGGTGGGGGGTGGTGCGGGTCTCGGGGGTCAGCCGAGGCCCATGGCGTCCGCCCAGACGTCGTAGGGGACGCCGTCGGCGGAGTCACCGGCCAGGCCCTGGAGCGGCAGTGGCTCCAGGGATGTGGCCAGGTCCATGCGGTAGACGACGACCGCGGTCGACACGGACACGGCGGTGCCCGCGTACCAGGCCGCGGTGTCGTCCTCGGTGGTGCCGGACTTCCCGGCCGCCTTCGGGGTGGAGACGGTGGGGTGGGCGGCGTTAAGGGAGTCCGTCAGTGCCTGGGAGACCTCTTCGGCGACCTGGGCGCCGATCGCCCGGTGCGCGGTGGGGGTGCGCAGCCGGACCGTCGCGCCGTTGCGGGTGATCCGGCGCACCGAGTACGGCTCGGTGTGCTTGCCGTCCGCGGCGAAGGTGGCATAGGCGCCGGCCATCCGGATCGCGCTGGGGGTGGAGTTGCCCAGGGACAGCGCGGGAACCTGCGGGCCGATGCTGGAGGCGAGCAGCCCGGCCGCCTCGGCGGTCTCACGCACCCTGTTCAGGCCGGTGTCCATGCCGAGTTGGATGAACGGCGTGTTCACGGACTGCGCGAGGGCCTTGCCGAGGGGGATGCGCCCGTAGGACTTCCGGCCGTGGTTGTGACCGACGACCTGCTTGCCGGCGCGGTCCCAGTACGGGCCTTCGGGGGTGGTGACGGTGACGCCGTCGTTGCCGTCGTAGAGCGTCTGCGGGGTGACCGGTGTCGCGGGCTCACCGCGTGTCCTGCGGACGCCGTGCTCCAGCCCGGCGGCGTAGACGAACGGCAGGAACGCCGAACCGGCCTGCACAGTGGTCGCGTTGGACTCGTTGTAGCCCTGCGTACGGTGGTCGGGTCCGCCGTACACGGCGAGGATCCGGCCGTCGGTGGCGACGGAGGCCGCGCCGTAGTGCGCGGTCAGCGCGGCCTCGGGCTCGTCCTCGCGCGCGCTTCGGCGGGCCCCTGCGACGGCGTCGGTGAGCGCGGCCTCCCGCCGGCGGTCGAAGGTCGTGTAGATCTGGTAGCCGCCGAGGTCGAACTGCTTGGCCGAGATGTGTGCGGCCTTCTTGGCGTACTGCTGCGCCAGCTCGACCAGGTAGTCGCTCTGCTTCCCGGTGTCGTGGTCGCGGGCGGACCCGAGCGGCTCGGGGAACGTCCTGTACGAGGACCGCTCGGCCGGCGACAGCCTGCCGATCTTGACCATCCGGTCGAGGATCCAGGACCAACGCTCCACGGCACGCCGGTGGTTGGCCTTGGAGAGCGTCGGGTCGTACAGCCCGGCCCCCTTCAACAGCGAGGCGAGGAAGGCCGCCTGACCGGCGTTCAGGTGAGTGACGTCCTTGCCGTAGTAGGCCTGGGCGGCGCGCTGGATGCCGTACGTGCCGCGACCGAACCAGCTGGTGTTGAGGTAGCCCTCCAGGATCTGGTCCTTGCTCATCCTGTTGTCGAGCTTGAGGGCGATCATCGCCTCGGTGAACTTGCGGCTGACCGTCTGATTCTGCGTCAGATACACGTTCTTGACGTACTGCTGGGTGATCGTCGAGCCGCCCTCGGTGTCCCCCTCGCCGACGGTGCGCCACAGCGCGCGGGTCAGGCCCCTGATGGAGATACCGGGGTCGGAGTAGAAGTTCTCGTTCTCCGCCGCGAGCACCGCCCAGCGGACGTCCTCGGGAATGTCCTTCAGCGGCATGGCCTGCCGCCGCACCCAGCCGGTGCGGGCGAGGGGGGTGCCGTCGGACCAGAAGTAGACGTTGTCCTGCTGGGTGGCGTAGCTGTTCAGGTTCGGTGGTATGTCGGTGACCGCGTAGGCGACGCCCAGGAACAGGCCGGACAGTCCGACGGAGGTCAGTGCGGCGCCGAACACCTGACGTAAGGAAGGGATCCAGCGGCGCGCGCCGGTACGGCAGGGGCGCGGGTAGGCAGGGCGGATGCGGCGTAACGCCACCCACAAGGACCGCTTCGGTACCGCCCGTCGGCGGCGCGGCCGGCGGTGGTCAGTCGCCCGGCCTCTTCGCTGCGCTGTCCCGGTCACGTGCGAAAACTACCAACGATCTTCGCATCTTCTACACACGCGAATCCAACAGGAACGATCACATACCGATCAGTAAGGAACATGGCGACCTTGAGAGATTGGTCACACTCGCGGCCGCGTGGTCCCGTTAACCTGGTCGCATGCCTCGCTACGAATTCCGCTGCCGGACCTGCGGCGACACGTTCGAACTGAGCCGGCCGATGGCTCAGTCCTCCGACCCCGCCGACTGCCCCGCCGGGCATGCGGACACCGTGAAGCTTCTGTCGACGGTGGCGGTGGGCGGGAAGACGTCCGCCCCCGCCGCGGCACCGGCGAGCAGTGGCGGCGGGGGCGGTTGCTGTGGTGGCGGCTGCTGCGGCTGACGGCTACTGAGCCGCCCCGGCCGCCTTCAGGAACTCCCGGAGGATGCGCTCCCCCGCCAGGATCCCCCGTTCCGGCAGCGCCACGATCTCCGGGGCCGTCCAGTCGGCGTCCGCCAGTTCGCCATGGCCCGGGCGCCAGCCCTTGTCCGCCGCCAGCAGCAGGTCGGCGTCCAGCAGGGAGTCGCCCGCGGCCAGCGTCAGGGTCGCGCCCGTGCGCCGGGCGACCTCGTGCATCGCCGCGCTCTTGGTGAGCGGCTTCGGGACGGCGTAGAGCTTGCGGCCCTGCAGCGACACGGTCCAGCCGCGGTTCTCCGCCCACACCGCGAGCTCCTTCACCCAGTCCTCGGGCAGCAGTTCGCGCTCGACGACGAGATAGGCGAAGAGGTCCTCGGCGACCCGGTGCTTGCGCACCCACGCCGGATCCGCCGTCTGCAGCAGGTGCTCCCGCACCTCGTCCAGCGGCGCGCACTGCTCGGCCAGCCGTCCCGTCACACGCGCGTGCCAGTCGAGGTCGGAGACACCGTCCACCATCAGATGGCCGCCGTTGG
It encodes:
- a CDS encoding amidase domain-containing protein encodes the protein MSLSAALLPLSAAHAAGGAPTAGTPAPPVTAATTDAFGRLADAVLTDRTAALLEGAPKAAAALKATGGVRLAATAARAEAGAVTSLRGTRSRLAALGEAYTGADTKVTVDSTRLRGRTATVQVTESTTLTYAKVRGDEPATTGFTAHHRLTFTAGPDGTWQLTRERLTDKGPRPVNAPAPATAAPTVRPGAVIDAPRAATTYPAPAKPKNLGTGTTYKYAAMAAYAEKYWKNYNTAYRRYNSAGGDCTNFVSQSLFAGGWKQATSSREDYGTWYSKTSGESDTWIGVNEWSWFTQTAKRTTALANAYQMDVGDLLQMDFDKDGSKDHSMMTTYRSSSGVPYLTYHDTDTYRRSLSSLLASYPNSAYYAYRS
- a CDS encoding transglycosylase domain-containing protein, whose protein sequence is MTGTAQRRGRATDHRRPRRRRAVPKRSLWVALRRIRPAYPRPCRTGARRWIPSLRQVFGAALTSVGLSGLFLGVAYAVTDIPPNLNSYATQQDNVYFWSDGTPLARTGWVRRQAMPLKDIPEDVRWAVLAAENENFYSDPGISIRGLTRALWRTVGEGDTEGGSTITQQYVKNVYLTQNQTVSRKFTEAMIALKLDNRMSKDQILEGYLNTSWFGRGTYGIQRAAQAYYGKDVTHLNAGQAAFLASLLKGAGLYDPTLSKANHRRAVERWSWILDRMVKIGRLSPAERSSYRTFPEPLGSARDHDTGKQSDYLVELAQQYAKKAAHISAKQFDLGGYQIYTTFDRRREAALTDAVAGARRSAREDEPEAALTAHYGAASVATDGRILAVYGGPDHRTQGYNESNATTVQAGSAFLPFVYAAGLEHGVRRTRGEPATPVTPQTLYDGNDGVTVTTPEGPYWDRAGKQVVGHNHGRKSYGRIPLGKALAQSVNTPFIQLGMDTGLNRVRETAEAAGLLASSIGPQVPALSLGNSTPSAIRMAGAYATFAADGKHTEPYSVRRITRNGATVRLRTPTAHRAIGAQVAEEVSQALTDSLNAAHPTVSTPKAAGKSGTTEDDTAAWYAGTAVSVSTAVVVYRMDLATSLEPLPLQGLAGDSADGVPYDVWADAMGLG
- a CDS encoding FmdB family zinc ribbon protein, producing the protein MPRYEFRCRTCGDTFELSRPMAQSSDPADCPAGHADTVKLLSTVAVGGKTSAPAAAPASSGGGGGCCGGGCCG
- a CDS encoding HAD family hydrolase yields the protein MPVLVASDLDRTLIYSAAALALTMPDARAPRLLCVEVHEARPLSFMTETAAGLLTDLGDAAVFVPTTTRTRKQYQRINLPGPPPKYAICANGGHLMVDGVSDLDWHARVTGRLAEQCAPLDEVREHLLQTADPAWVRKHRVAEDLFAYLVVERELLPEDWVKELAVWAENRGWTVSLQGRKLYAVPKPLTKSAAMHEVARRTGATLTLAAGDSLLDADLLLAADKGWRPGHGELADADWTAPEIVALPERGILAGERILREFLKAAGAAQ